The DNA window TGCCGAAGAGAAGCTGGAAAAGCTTGTCAATAAGACCGGCAAAACAAAAAGCTATTACGCACGGAGGGCTTTGCTGGATTTCCTGCGGGACAAGGAAGATTACGATATTGTCATGGCCCGGATAAAAAAGGGGCGGCCAACAATTCCTATAGACGAGGCCGAGAGGCGCCTTGGCCTCAAAGATTGAATTTGAACCTGACGCTCTAAAAGAGCTTTCAAAACTGGACGAGCCTGTCCAGAAAACGATTTTTAATATTTCCGGGAGCGCATCTCCCCCTTAAAAGACCCCCGCAGTTGCGGAAAA is part of the Nitrospinota bacterium genome and encodes:
- a CDS encoding ribbon-helix-helix protein, CopG family, with amino-acid sequence MITLKIPKDAEEKLEKLVNKTGKTKSYYARRALLDFLRDKEDYDIVMARIKKGRPTIPIDEAERRLGLKD